GAGGCGGGATTTTCTACGACTTCACCGGCGGCGATTTTATCGATTAGCAGTTCCGGCAGTTTTTTTATTCTGGGCACAGTCATCATCATTTGGTGGTTGGCGTACGTCCTATTGCACCAAAAGGCATCATACGAGGCAGGCAAAGAGCCATACAAGAACGTATGTCGCCCGCATAATTAATCATCATAAACATAACTAATACTTTTACTGTAAAGTGGGGGAGATTTCAAGGATTATTTTTGGGGGCAATAAAACGTGGCATATTTCATGTGGATTATAAATCCTAATCATCAAAGTGGGGATAATCGAGTTTGTCGATGTCTAATTCATTATTTGCCGAAGCGGGCAAGCCTTTTTGACGGCGCAGACGTTCTATCTCATCAAGGGGTTTTTGCAGTTTGTTGGTTCGAGCGGCAACAAGATTATTATATTCTTTCTGGGCGTCTTCGATTCGTTTGCCCATCTTGCCCATCTGGGTTTTATAAAGCTCCCATTGCTTATAGAAACTATTCAATAACGTGATAATTTTATTGGCTGTCTTTTCGAGACTGAAATTATCGACAGCCTGTCTGATAATCGCCAAAATCGCAAACAGAGTCAAGGGTGAACATAGCGCAACTTTATTCTTGATGGCTTCATCTAAAACCGACCTGTCGTTTTCGTTGATAAAAGAATACACCTGCTCGTTGGGAATAAACATTATCACCATATCAATAGTATTTTCCGCCGGATTGATATATTCGCGGGAGGTGAGGATTTTTATATGCTTTTTAACGTCTCTAATGAATAGATTTTTATACCTTTGCTTATCAACATCGTTATCGGTTTCGAGAAATGACCAGTAATTATTGAATGGAAATTTAACATCCATATTAATTTTTTGATCGTTGGGCAAAACGAACGTGAAATCCGGTCGGCCGCTTTCGGTTTCCAGATTTTTCTGCTTATAATAATTGACATTTTTAATAAAACCGGCAAGATTGAGAACATCCTCTGCCATTCTCTCACCCCAGTTGCCCCTGACCTGTGTTCTAACCAGCGCCGTAGTTAGCTTGGTTGTTGTATCGGTCAGACGATTCAACTCATTGCCGGTTCCGGTTAACAGGGTTGATAATTCGCTGTATTTAGCCTGCCGCTCCTTCTCGAATTCCTTCATGAGACCGCCGACTTTATCCAGTTCTTCTTTCATCGAATCGAAAGTCTGAGAGATTAAATCTTTCTTGCCCTGAATGTCTTTAGCTCCCAGCGCCGATTGCTCAGACAAGACGTTTTTGGCAATCTCCATATGCTGTGTTAAACTTTTGCTTAATGCCTCCATTGATATCGAATCAAAAGACTCTTTTATTCGCTGAAGGAAATTATCGAGGTCTTGAAATTTATCGGTATGTACCTGCGATACTAATTCCTTAGCCAGCTTATCGGCATCGCGTTTCTGGAAGCGGTATATTATCAGGACGATAGCCGCGCCTATTATCAATCCCGTTATCAAATAGATTAATTCAGTCATTGTATGGCTGCGGCTCCTGTTATGATATTAGATACGCAATAGCATCCGAACGGTACGCCTTTCAAACCGATGAACCCTCGATAATAATCTTAATCGTGTTCAAATGGTATCGGGAAACCCAGAAATCTCCAAATTCGATAAGATATTTAGAGGAGAACCAGGCTATAAAACCCTGGTATTCGGCTTTTGTTTTTATAACGACCCTGGTCTTGTTCTGGCTGCTATCGAATATATA
This portion of the Candidatus Zixiibacteriota bacterium genome encodes:
- a CDS encoding DNA recombination protein RmuC, whose amino-acid sequence is MTELIYLITGLIIGAAIVLIIYRFQKRDADKLAKELVSQVHTDKFQDLDNFLQRIKESFDSISMEALSKSLTQHMEIAKNVLSEQSALGAKDIQGKKDLISQTFDSMKEELDKVGGLMKEFEKERQAKYSELSTLLTGTGNELNRLTDTTTKLTTALVRTQVRGNWGERMAEDVLNLAGFIKNVNYYKQKNLETESGRPDFTFVLPNDQKINMDVKFPFNNYWSFLETDNDVDKQRYKNLFIRDVKKHIKILTSREYINPAENTIDMVIMFIPNEQVYSFINENDRSVLDEAIKNKVALCSPLTLFAILAIIRQAVDNFSLEKTANKIITLLNSFYKQWELYKTQMGKMGKRIEDAQKEYNNLVAARTNKLQKPLDEIERLRRQKGLPASANNELDIDKLDYPHFDD